In Methanobacterium sp., a single window of DNA contains:
- a CDS encoding deoxyhypusine synthase, with the protein MSIKDKMSVLDLIEEMEKSGVLGAGKLAKSTKLFADSIKDDDVAVFLSAAGPLVPGGLRKIIADLINDGYIDVLITSGANITHDLVESFGGSHYKGIHANDEELCEQGMGRIGDLYTKSEDFEVFESKINEIIGKIAGKKKIISIREFLTEIGNNINDENSILKIAAKKGVPVYAPGLIDSMLGLQLWMFTQDKEFHLDAVADMHELSDIVFSSKKVAAVLLGGGLPKHYALASNLLKGGVDAAIQITMDRSETGSLSGAPLEEAKSWAKAKAGSNLVTVVGDVTIIFPMMVAGAREIINKQR; encoded by the coding sequence ATGAGTATCAAAGACAAGATGAGCGTTCTGGATCTAATAGAAGAAATGGAAAAATCAGGAGTTCTTGGCGCTGGAAAATTAGCCAAATCTACAAAGTTATTTGCTGATTCAATTAAAGATGATGATGTTGCTGTTTTTTTAAGCGCTGCAGGTCCTCTTGTACCTGGAGGACTCAGGAAAATAATTGCAGATCTAATAAATGACGGTTATATAGATGTTTTAATAACAAGTGGAGCTAATATTACCCATGATTTAGTTGAATCATTCGGAGGAAGTCATTATAAGGGAATTCATGCCAATGATGAAGAATTATGTGAGCAAGGAATGGGAAGAATAGGAGACTTATATACAAAATCCGAGGATTTTGAAGTATTTGAAAGCAAAATAAATGAAATTATAGGAAAAATTGCGGGGAAAAAGAAGATCATCTCTATAAGAGAATTTTTAACTGAGATTGGAAATAACATAAATGATGAAAATTCAATACTTAAAATTGCTGCCAAGAAAGGCGTTCCTGTTTATGCGCCAGGATTGATAGATAGTATGCTCGGCCTGCAACTCTGGATGTTTACCCAGGATAAAGAATTCCACCTTGACGCTGTTGCAGACATGCACGAGCTTTCTGATATTGTTTTTAGCTCAAAAAAAGTTGCAGCAGTTCTACTCGGTGGTGGATTACCCAAACATTATGCTCTGGCATCCAATCTTCTTAAAGGAGGAGTTGATGCTGCTATTCAAATTACTATGGATAGAAGCGAAACAGGAAGTCTGAGTGGTGCGCCCTTAGAGGAAGCTAAATCATGGGCAAAGGCAAAAGCCGGTTCAAACCTTGTAACTGTTGTTGGTGATGTGACCATTATTTTTCCAATGATGGTTGCCGGTGCAAGGGAAATTATAAATAAACAAAGATAA
- a CDS encoding CBS domain-containing protein, translating to MLTSVQKEILQSLINLYRNSKGKSIKGEEIADIMNRNPGTIRNQMQSLRSLGLVKGVPGPRGGYKPTIEAYHTLNITSTDKEALVPIFKDGEEVRDLNVARIEFTSIPHPGECEAAIKVVGNIKQLDLGDKIRVGPTPVNKLVVNGMVVGRDDMDNLLLLDTTSIRSIPHKTVIDVASHDLITLRPNMGIEEAAEILSSKGIEGAPVIEDHEVMGILTQSDITKAIADKNDSSKVMEIMSKHIITVEKDLMISDAIEIMNKFKIGRLIVVDENKIPVGIVTRTDLLDKIAGIK from the coding sequence ATGCTCACTTCTGTGCAGAAGGAAATACTGCAAAGTTTAATAAATTTATATAGAAATTCAAAGGGCAAATCTATTAAAGGAGAGGAAATTGCCGATATAATGAACCGTAATCCCGGGACAATAAGGAACCAAATGCAATCTTTAAGAAGTTTAGGTCTTGTTAAAGGCGTTCCAGGTCCGAGAGGCGGGTATAAACCAACAATAGAAGCATATCATACTCTAAATATTACTTCTACTGATAAAGAAGCCCTTGTGCCCATATTTAAAGATGGAGAAGAGGTAAGAGACTTAAATGTGGCAAGGATAGAATTTACAAGTATTCCACACCCCGGTGAATGCGAAGCAGCAATAAAGGTTGTGGGTAACATAAAACAGCTTGATCTTGGAGATAAGATAAGAGTCGGCCCAACACCAGTAAACAAACTGGTAGTGAATGGAATGGTTGTTGGAAGAGATGATATGGATAATCTTTTGCTGCTTGACACCACAAGCATAAGAAGTATCCCCCATAAAACTGTAATTGACGTTGCAAGCCATGATCTTATAACATTACGGCCCAATATGGGTATAGAAGAAGCTGCTGAAATATTATCAAGTAAAGGAATTGAAGGCGCACCTGTAATTGAAGACCACGAAGTTATGGGAATTTTAACCCAAAGCGACATAACAAAAGCCATTGCTGATAAGAATGATAGTTCTAAAGTGATGGAAATAATGTCAAAGCACATAATTACTGTGGAAAAAGATTTGATGATTTCTGATGCCATTGAAATCATGAACAAATTTAAGATCGGTCGGCTTATAGTTGTAGACGAGAATAAAATCCCTGTAGGAATTGTTACAAGGACAGATCTTTTAGATAAAATTGCAGGTATAAAATAA
- a CDS encoding PAS domain-containing protein, which yields MDDYIKSLISTDIEFLDIFEHMEERISIFEPVYNEKGGIEDLIIKYVNKPLEFADRPVEKIIGRKISDVLGYENMKPYLEIAKKIAPKRESIKFEHYYPPKDKYYLTSAFLTPDGYYIALSMDITEQKISREKLESSKQILGNILENFPGVVFWKDTDSAYLGCNKNFARAAGLENPLEIVGKTDYELPWAKTEAEAYRADDQYVMESKMPKLNIVETQLQFGGRLAWFNTSKVPLFDSNGEVIGVLGVSNDITDLKQTEEELIQARDHLEDQVKKQTVKLQEAYDSLKESESQFRTLAENSPDLIIRVNSDLKYLYVNSTIEEILGNPPEFYIGKNIEEIGLPSKYISYFRENYLKIFKTGEEIHDEYEFPTIKGLRFFKTSVVPEYNTKGEIETALTLTRDITERKEMEDNLKELVSELERSNEELQQFAYIISHDLQEPLRTVTSFTQLLEMRYKGKLDRDADEFMGYIVDGSSRMKQMIQDLLEYSRVTTKGGKFAEIDAEEVLKLTLSNLKVVINENSAKITHDPLPTVMADDKQLQRVFQNLILNAIKFKKHDEPPEIHISADKDSENNGYVFSVQDNGIGIEKQYFDRIFTIFQRLHTRDEYEGTGIGLAVVKRIIERHGGKIWVESDLGKGSTFYFTLPFDIS from the coding sequence ATGGATGATTATATTAAATCTTTAATTTCAACAGATATTGAATTTTTAGACATATTTGAGCATATGGAAGAGAGAATAAGTATTTTTGAACCGGTTTATAATGAAAAAGGCGGAATTGAGGACTTAATTATTAAATATGTTAATAAACCTCTTGAATTTGCTGATCGACCTGTTGAAAAGATTATTGGAAGAAAGATCAGCGACGTACTTGGATATGAAAATATGAAACCATATTTGGAAATAGCAAAGAAAATTGCTCCTAAAAGAGAAAGTATAAAATTTGAACATTATTATCCTCCAAAGGACAAGTATTATTTAACTTCCGCGTTTTTAACTCCAGATGGTTATTATATTGCTCTTAGCATGGATATTACCGAACAAAAAATATCAAGAGAAAAATTAGAAAGCTCAAAACAGATTTTAGGAAATATACTTGAAAATTTTCCGGGAGTTGTATTCTGGAAAGATACTGATTCGGCATATTTAGGATGCAATAAAAACTTTGCCCGGGCTGCAGGGCTTGAGAATCCATTAGAAATTGTGGGAAAAACTGATTATGAACTTCCATGGGCAAAAACAGAGGCTGAAGCTTATCGTGCTGATGATCAATATGTTATGGAAAGTAAAATGCCAAAATTAAATATAGTCGAAACACAGCTTCAATTTGGAGGACGCTTAGCATGGTTTAATACAAGTAAAGTCCCTTTATTTGACTCTAATGGGGAAGTGATTGGAGTTCTCGGTGTTTCAAATGATATCACTGATCTAAAACAAACCGAAGAAGAATTAATACAGGCGCGTGACCATTTAGAAGATCAGGTTAAAAAGCAGACTGTTAAACTTCAAGAGGCTTATGACTCATTAAAAGAAAGTGAATCTCAGTTTAGAACTCTTGCAGAAAATTCCCCTGATCTTATTATCAGGGTTAACAGTGATTTAAAATATTTATATGTTAATTCCACAATCGAAGAGATTTTAGGGAATCCTCCAGAATTCTATATTGGAAAAAATATTGAGGAAATTGGATTACCGTCGAAATATATATCCTATTTTAGGGAAAATTATTTAAAAATTTTTAAAACTGGAGAAGAAATACACGATGAATATGAATTTCCAACAATTAAAGGATTAAGATTCTTTAAAACTTCCGTAGTTCCTGAATATAATACAAAAGGCGAAATTGAAACTGCTTTAACTTTAACCCGCGATATTACTGAAAGAAAAGAAATGGAAGATAATTTAAAAGAACTTGTAAGTGAATTAGAACGTTCTAATGAAGAACTGCAGCAATTTGCATACATTATTAGTCATGACCTTCAGGAGCCCCTTAGAACAGTTACCAGCTTTACTCAACTTCTCGAAATGCGTTATAAAGGTAAATTAGACAGGGATGCCGATGAATTTATGGGTTATATCGTGGATGGTAGTTCCCGTATGAAACAGATGATCCAGGATTTACTTGAATATTCGCGTGTTACTACTAAAGGGGGCAAATTTGCTGAAATAGATGCCGAAGAGGTCCTTAAACTGACTCTTTCTAATTTAAAAGTTGTTATCAACGAGAATAGTGCAAAAATTACTCATGATCCACTTCCCACAGTTATGGCTGATGATAAACAACTCCAAAGAGTTTTCCAAAACCTTATTTTGAATGCTATTAAATTTAAAAAGCATGATGAGCCTCCAGAAATCCATATCTCAGCAGATAAGGATTCTGAAAATAATGGGTATGTATTCAGTGTGCAGGATAATGGTATTGGAATTGAAAAGCAATATTTTGACCGTATTTTTACCATATTTCAAAGATTACATACTAGAGATGAATATGAAGGTACTGGCATTGGTTTGGCAGTAGTTAAAAGAATAATAGAACGTCATGGTGGAAAAATCTGGGTTGAATCAGATCTTGGTAAAGGTTCTACTTTTTATTTTACACTACCTTTCGACATTTCATAG